In Papaver somniferum cultivar HN1 chromosome 1, ASM357369v1, whole genome shotgun sequence, a genomic segment contains:
- the LOC113298468 gene encoding penta-EF hand domain-containing protein 2-like has protein sequence MENTANLREWFGVVDSNNTGNITAPQLQRAFSIGNLEFSISIVQQMIRMYDFDKNGTMSFEQFVALNKFLLKVQQAFADLERGRRYLGTDDAYEALIKVGFSLDSPAFYTVCESFDKNKSGKFRLDDFISLSIFLQSARNLFNSFDTAKQGRFLDLNQFVFCAANCRI, from the exons ATGGAAAACACAGCAAATTTGAGAGAATGGTTTGGAGTTGTGGATTCAAACAACACAGGAAACATCACTGCTCCTCAATTACAG AGAGCTTTTTCTATTGGGAATTTGGAATTCTCTATCTCAATTGTTCAGCAGATGATTAG AATGTATGATTTTGATAAGAATGGAACTATGAGCTTTGAAC AATTCGTTGCCCTCAACAAATTTCTTCTTAAG GTACAACAAGCCTTCGCAGACCTAGAGAG AGGTCGTAGATATCTTGGTACTGATGATGCTTATGAG GCATTGATTAAAGTTGGTTTCTCCCTGGACTCACCTGCTTTCTACACAGTCTGTGAG AGCTTTGATAAAAACAAAAGTGGGAAATTTCGTCTGGATGACTTCATATCACTTTCTATATTCTTGCAATCTGCTCG GAATCTTTTTAACTCTTTCGATACAGCTAAACAAGGCCGTTTTCTGGATCTCAACCAGTTCGTTTTCTGTG CTGCAAATTGTAGAATATGA
- the LOC113298451 gene encoding serine acetyltransferase 2-like codes for MACLREERSGCLSECVVVVDKEEIKEEKEKMMIKTRPIVHSASKYREYRLEKVFPVYAMGNLKLDDSNFLTDNITVTDPIWDAVKTEAKIEADKEPILSSFLYASVLSHDCLEKALGFVLANRLQDNILLATQLLDIFYDVMLHDRGIQRSIRQDVQAFKDRDPSCMSYCWVLLYLKGYHSLQSYRVAHALWNKGRKVLALALQSRISEVFGVDIHPAAKIGNGVLLDHATGVVIGETAVVGNRVSLMQGVTLGGTGKEIGDRHPKIGQGALIGASATILGNIKIGEGAMIAAGSLVLEDIPAHSMVAGIPAQVVGYVEEQDPSLTMKHDATKEFFQHVAAANSVDGRSSCGGNSK; via the exons ATGGCTTGTTTAAGAGAGGAAAGAAGTGGTTGTTTATCTGAGTGTGTAGTTGTTGTTGATAAAGAAGAGATAaaagaagagaaggagaagatgatgataaaaacAAGGCCTATAGTTCATTCTGCTTCAAAATATAGGGAATATCGATTAGAGAAAGTTTTTCCTGTTTATGCCATGGGAAATTTGAAGTTAGATGATTCTAATTTCTTGACTGATAATATTACTGTAACTGATCCTATTTGGGATGCTGTCAAAACAGAGGCAAAGATTGAG GCAGACAAGGAGCCAATCTTAAGTAGTTTTCTGTATGCAAGTGTTTTATCTCATGATTGTTTGGAGAAAGCTTTGGGGTTTGTTCTGGCTAATCGACTACAGGATAACATACTCTTAGCAACGCAATTGTTGGATATATTTTACGATGTTATGTTGCATGATAGAGGTATTCAACGCTCAATTCGCCAAGATGTGCAG GCTTTTAAAGATAGGGATCCGTCGTGTATGTCGTATTGCTGGGTCTTGTTATATCTAAAG GGTTACCATTCCTTACAGTCATACCGAGTAGCTCATGCTTTATGGAACAAGGGACGTAAAGTTTTGGCCTTAGCTTTACAAAGCCGAATAAGTGAG GTTTTTGGAGTTGACATACACCCAG CTGCGAAAATAGGGAATGGCGTATTATTGGATCATGCGACGGGTGTAGTTATTGGTGAAACAGCTGTTGTAGGAAATAGAGTTTCATTGATGCAG GGTGTAACATTAGGTGGAACAGGGAAAGAAATTGGGGATCGTCATCCAAAAATAGGCCAAGGTGCACTAATTGGAGCTAGTGCAACTATACTTGGTAATATTAAAATAGGTGAAGGTGCTATGATAGCTGCTGGTTCGCTTGTGCTAGAGGATATTCCAGCACATAG CATGGTTGCAGGAATACCTGCACAGGTGGTTGGATATGTAGAAGAACAAGACCCATCTTTGACTATGAAGCACG ATGctacgaaagaatttttccagcaTGTAGCTGCTGCAAATTCAGTTGATGGAAGGTCTAGTTGTGGTG GCAATTCAAAATGA
- the LOC113298458 gene encoding G2/mitotic-specific cyclin-2-like — protein MVRSDENSAPGVIGPINNNAQGHQRGVVGKTVSETGHQRKALTAVNRNIIGGPPYHQASKKPALSENNGICHNKPPHRPITRKFAAQLKTTNNQLPPTYPQVKPEETRKQVPLVVLEEDPDDCTIIDVDEDKSCDENFVPMYVKHTEAMLDEIDQMDDEEVEMEDIAEEEVMDIDSSDKKNPLAVVEYIEDIFAHHRNTEGSSCVSPTYMAQQFDINEKMRGILIDWLIEVHYKFELMDETLYLTVNLIDRFLERQTVLRKKLQLVGVTAMLLACKYEEVSVPVVEDLILISDKAYTRKEVLDMEKSMVNTLQFNMSVPTPYTFMRRFLKAAQSDKKLELLSFFMIELCLVEYEMLKYSPSLLAASAIYTAQCTISRSKHWTKTSEWHTKYCEDELKECSRLMVTFHQKAGSGKVTGVHRKYSTYKFGCAAKSEPALFLLETEL, from the exons ATGGTGAGATCGGATGAAAACAGTGCTCCTGGTGTCATTGGACCAATTAATAATAATGCCCAAG GACATCAAAGAGGCGTGGTTGGGAAGACGGTATCGGAGACAGGACATCAAAGGAAAGCGCTGACCGCAGTTAACCGAAATATAATCGGAGGACCTCCTTATCATCAAGCTAGCAAAAAACCAGCATTATCCGA AAACAATGGGATTTGTCACAATAAGCCCCCGCATCGACCCATTACAAG GAAATTTGCGGCACAGTTGAAGACCACCAACAACCAATTGCCACCAACCTACCCGCAAGTTAAGCCTGAGGAAACCAGAAAACAAGTTCCTTTGGTTGTTCTCGAAGAAGACCCAGATGATTGCACAATTATTGATGTCGATGAGGATAAATCATGTGATGAAAACTTTGTGCCGATGTATGTTAAGCATACTGAAGCTATGTTGGATGAGATCGATCAAATG GACGATGAAGAGGTCGAAATGGAAGATATAGCAGAAGAGGAAGTCATGGATATTGATAGCAGCGACAAAAAGAACCCCCTTGCTGTTGTTGAGTACATTGAAGATATATTTGCGCATCACAGGAATACTGAG GGTTCTAGCTGTGTTTCACCAACTTATATGGCACAACAATTTGATATCAATGAAAAGATGAGAGGCATTCTTATTGACTGGCTAATTGAAGTCCACTACAAGTTTGAGCTCATGGATGAGACTTTATACCTTACAGTCAATCTCATTGATCGATTCTTAGAGCGTCAAACTGTTTTAAGAAAGAAGCTTCAGTTGGTTGGAGTGACAGCAATGCTACTTGCTTGCAAATATGAAGAAGTTTCGGTACCAGTTGTAGAGGATCTAATTTTGATATCTGACAAGGCCTACACAAGGAAGGAAGTCCTTGACATG GAAAAATCCATGGTAAACACGTTGCAGTTCAACATGTCAGTACCAACCCCATACACATTTATGCGGAGGTTTCTCAAGGCCGCCCAATCTGACAAGAAG CTGGAGCTTCTTTCCTTCTTCATGATTGAGCTATGCTTAGTCGAGTACGAAATGCTCAAATACTCGCCCTCTCTATTAGCTGCATCTGCAATATACACAGCTCAGTGTACTATTAGTAGGTCCAAGCATTGGACCAAGACTAGTGAGTGGCACACCAAGTACTGCGAAGATGAACTCAA GGAATGCTCAAGATTGATGGTTACTTTCCATCAAAAAGCAGGATCTGGAAAAGTCACAGGAGTTCACCGAAAATACAGTACCTATAAATTTGGGTGTGCAGCGAAATCAGAGCCAGCTCTATTTCTCTTAGAGACTGAACTCTAG